The sequence TTTTTGCTCAAATTAATATGCACTAGTCTACTCTTCTTTGGGAATTTGTTTGGGATGAGTCCATGGAAGTTATTAGCTCGTAAGTCTAGGACCCTGAGACTGGAAAAATTAAACAAGCAATTGGGAATTTCAGAACTCAAATTATTGTAAGacaaatttatcataaaaagtTCAGTTATGGTGCAAATGGGAGATGGCAAAGGTCCACTGAGTGAATTTGATTGAACATCAAGTATCATCATTTTCTCCCAAGGTATATGGTCTAAGCTTGTAAGGTAGTTGTGAGAGAGGTTAAGGTTTGCCAATGCACCGAAACCCCCAAACCATTTCGGTAACTGCCCGTGAATTTCATTCTCCGAGAGATCCAAAATCCATAAATCTTTAGAGTTGAATATGAAATCTGGGAAGTCTTTCACACCACAAGAGCGTAAAGCTAAATAAGAAAGAAGGGGAAAAGTGGTGTTGCTATTGCCACTCCATGATAAACCACTAAGAGAAAGATCAAGATATTGAAGGTTTTTCATGCTTGAAAACATCTCTGCTCCAATCCCGCCGCTCAACTTATTTTGTCCAAGAAAGACAGCAGTTAGGTTGAGAAGATGTGTAAGCGATTGAGGTATGGAACCAGAGAATTGATTACGAGACAAATCAAGTATTCCTATTGAATTAGTCTTAAACTCTGGAATTGTACCACTGAGTGAATTGTTTCTCAACCTTAAAACTTGAAGGTTTGTCAAATCCACAAGAGAAGATGGGAACCGGCCAGTGAAGTTGTTGTTTTGTAGTAGTAAATGTGTAAGCATTTGCAAGTTTGAAAAAACATCTGGAATTTCGCCATCTAAATTGTTGTCTGTAAGATCTAGTTGGGTGATttgtgaaagttgcccaatgAATTCTGGAATTTCACCCTCTAAATGATTGTCTGAAAGATCTAACTGGGTGATTTGTGAAAGGTTCCTAATGAATTCTTGAAATGGTCCGGCAAGTTTGCACCCAGAAAGTCGTAGAATCTTTAAGGCTTTGAAAGTATTTCTGAGTGAATTGGGTATCCCTCCAGAAACATTATTGTAAGAGAGATCCAACTCCCTTAGTGAATGAGTCCAGTTAAAATACTTGGGTAAAGAAACAGTTAGATGATTTTGTGAGAGTCTGAGAGTTTCCAGATTGGGTAGGAGGAAAATGCTTTTGGGCAAGTCTCCTTGCAAGTTAGTGGTAGCAAGATTTAAATATCTCAAAGAAGAAGAGAATGATAGATTCATGGGTATGCTGGATGAGATGTTTACCTCAGAAAGAGAAAGTAGTTCTAACTTGGTTAAGTTTTGAAATAGCATATTCAATCCTTCCTGATTGAACTGGAGTGAGGGATACGAGTAACCAAATTGGACAAGTGTGAGATGCCTAATGGAATCCTCCCTTTGAACCAACAATAAGAAAGATTGAGATGTGTTAAGCTTACCAACTGACCAATACCCTGTGGAAAttgagaacttgaaaagtcATTAGCAGAAAGATCGAGTGTTTGAAGATGACGAAGCTGGAAAAGGCTACTATTTGGATGTAGAGTTCCTTCAAGTCTGCTGCAACTCAAGTCCAAACCAATGACATGACCAGTGAAGCTATTGCAGGTAATTCCATCCCACCTACAACAATCCATACTAGTCATATTCCAAGATGTTGTCTTAGGATTAGAAGAATTTGGGCAACCATATAGATGGTCACTTGTCGCGTTAAGTGAATGCTTAAAGTGTAAAAGTGAAAGGGAATCATGAGACGAGCAAAGTGGATTCCCAAATGAAAAACAAACCACCACAAATACAACACACAATACTACTCTCTCCATCTCCCTTTAATTTATTACTCCTATCTTCTATGTCTAATACCAAATGGAAAAATGGTATGTCATTtatatagagaaaataaaaattagggcCTACATGTAGGAACCATTTGGCCAAAAGTACTACTTCGTATGTCCCAATTTATATATTACTTCCTCCGTTTTATAAAGAatgatcttctttattttttagtttgtttaaaaaagaatgattttttttcctatttttaataacattttaatttcagatTTTCAAGTGACAAgtttaaaaccacaagattaaaggataattttgtacaaATGAGATAACTTTAATTCATgatcacaaaattcaaaagtttatttattttcttaaacattGTGTTAAGTCAAGCTAGGTCATTATTTGTGAAACAGGGGAAGTAACACTTttcgaattttgaaatttaaacaaGTCTATATTTTATCGTAaattcttcatatattttttaaatatctttgaactatcaattattgtgagttgtaatattttttacgtaatttacaaatacattaattttattttttaaaagttgaaaactCCATGAGTAATTCTCGatcaaacataaattatttgatttaaaaaaaaaagaaatgaatcacataaattgaaaaagagagagTAGTAATTTATTGGAAAAGACTTTGCAGAGAACGTGTTTGGTCATATAACTGCAAAAATCTAAAGTCTAAACCCTCGAAAACTAGTGTTTTTTTTGCCGAATACTGTTTTCTGGAAACTTTTTAAAATGTACTccaaacttttatattttattaaaaaaaacactccATCATATATTAATCTCTAACTTAACAAGAATGAGAAATGCAGGACTCACTCGACTTATGTATTACACATATTTATCATGTGTTTGTTGTTATTTGACTGTGTAGTATATAATGGCATTGTTCAATagaatatgttaaaaataatataaataataaaaattggaaACTGTTTATTATCAAGTTGGagttaatttatgaatttaatttatcATGAAGCATATTGATTATAAGATGATAATATAAACTTAtagatataaattattttttaaaatcaaatattgcAAATCAAATGTTATAATAATTCTGCATATAAAAAAACTTATATTCTAACTATCTATTACATATTATAAATGTTAGAATgagaaagattttgataattgacaaataCAGAAACGATGAAAGAAAAAGGTTGTTCGACGTGTTCCTTATAGACCGAATCCAACTTAGATAAGGAGACGTTAACCTCGtgaattagaaaatataaagttGTGAAAGTATTGTTTTTTCGACAAAGAACCAATACAAAAAGTTTCCTTTCATAAAGGAGTTCGCAGGCAAGatagttttcttaattaaataggATAACTAGACAAACTAAAAAGCCGAAGCAAAGAAGGAAGTATAATGACGTGAACATGGTTTCAGGAATGAAGTAGGATGCATGATCATATAAGAAATTCAAGTTAAAGTCAAGAAAGAAAAGCGAAGACAAGTTCGAGTTGAACTAGGAGTTTCACACAAAAGAGGAGTCCTACATGAAGTAGGATTTCTAGTTGAAATAGGTTTTGGATTGAAGTCTAAATCTATAAATAGGGCGATAGTTTCGCTTGAGAAAAATTGCACACTTACctagagagaagatcaaaacacgatcaaaaggtttgagagagttttgagatttattgGGGAGTGTTGTCAATTTGTGAAGAGAAAATTGTAAGATTataattaagagttttgattACAATCGAGTGTGTGCatgtgtaaatgcggaagctagcaagcaaacctcgaaagaccacgagtaagaagacaacgagaaataaaccaaaagacacaaagatttaacgtggttcggtcaatcgacaacctcaaccaattcactcgaaatacatgggaggttcacacaagtaaTAACATATCAgacttgtgacccataaattctccccctaactaAAACTCTCGAagccttaagactacattgtgaatgttaattaagttagaaggaacatgtttctatttatagagtcctaaaccttttcctaccagaaaaaggattagtcaattcaaaatcttttcctaaaagaaaaacctatttatggtaagaaatcagggcaaataaaactcAGCATAGGATTCGTGGACAAGTTGTAGAACTTGAAGAacattaaaagatataaaaccGGAGGGTTTTGTGTCTTTGGTagctagaaattagagtttataatttcttaactAGTAATTAGAGTATATGATTCCtctagaaattagagtttataatttcttaagttACATAGTCTTGTAATCTATTGTTGAtgttcaaaatttaatgaaGTGTAGTTAAATCTTACAGAGGTATAGGTCGTGGTTTTACCCTTATGAGTTGAGGTTTTTCACGATAAAATAttgtgtcattattttatttattttacaaaacGTAACTGTTATAATCTGTAaagaaacatataaaatatacttgTTTCTTAATCAAATTTGAGTGTTAAAACTTCAACAATAAACTTACACATAATTTAATGATAGTACATATATAACTTGTTCTTACTAGCTACCATACAAGCCGAAAAGTAGGACAAAGATGACTTTGAGTCATCGTCCCTTTTTAGAGAAATTTACCAGCTTTGAAAcaacttttaatttgatttagacATATTTTAGACAAGTCAAGCCTCTAGAGATGATTCACCaacctaactttaatttaacaTATCAACGTATGCTTTATGACCGTCCCTACTTGACTTGATACTTTTatcatcaaattaaatgaatgaaaagtAAAGCGAAGATTACTTTGTAATTACTAGGAAACATACATGAGGACTATGGATACATtatattgattcaatttttcCAACTATCTATATAGTGACGGATTAAATTTACGTAGAAATATGAAAGTGATTTAACATTCCGACATGAGGCTAAAAATTTCTATAgcatcattttctttctttaaatttCTTTGACTTCAtcatttttgtatttcttttctCTATCCAAAGTAGTCccatctttttcttatttttttttccatctttttcttattcatctaGAAGATAGATGTATTATATTGttgctccttttttttttcttcggaagattttaatttatttttttttgattctttttatcCCTATAATCTTTGCTTGGGCTATTGATATTAAAGTTGTTTTGGCACTTGTAGAAATATCAATTAGTGGAAAATTGCTTATTACTataatttaaagtaaaatatGTTTAAATTCATAAAGGGTAATTGctgattaaaaaatatagttttctCATTTattctaagaaaaaaaaattggattgaGAGAATTTACATTGAATCGGGCCAAACTTATTTTGGTCCGTTGACAGtgtattttatcatatattattataagtgggaagctctatagtgaaaagttgaattaccattttgcccttttactaaattaagatttaatttattatttaattaaatataaatattttaattacacaATGATATATTTAGAAAAACAATGATAAGATTCCTAAATTCTTTCTATTACTCCTatttattcatgcatcactTAATTACTGAAGTTGAAAGGTTTTTtcagttttaaattttgatggCACTACTTAACTTACATTAATTACAATGAATATTGTAAATGAAAGATCACTtttttgaactttcatatgttacttcactctttttaattaacttacATTAATTACAATGAATATTGTAAATGAAAAGATCACTtttttgaactttcatatgttacttcactctttttaattaactttaattattttcatcttccACATATTATTGAAATGTATAGATATTTAAGAcatagagaaagaaaataacaacaCAAATCAAGAACACTCAAAAGCACAAGAATTCATATTCTaacctttttttcaaaaattttcttggtCTTCTCTATTGCATGAAACTATATGATGGCACAGTATGGTTCTAATACATTTGAAAATGCTATGTTAACATTTAGATGAACGTACAATAAATCTATTGAAAGAGTAAGTCACGATTTAGATTACAATTTTTTCCTTGTTCTTCCCGTTTTAGTTTTGTTAATTATGATTCTTCCTTctatattaaatgattttttgttatatttagatgatatgttgatatattaataggaaaaaaaaagtaaggtgGACTACAATTTTGAGATATgttgttcataaaaaaaattatatttctttaattaatagtcactgtataaaattaatttcattgtatatgttctttttgGCTATATATAATACAATCCAAATGCATCAATTTTCTTTCTGATATGGTGCCTTCTCTTCAATCTTTTGGTGTTATATTACATTGTTTGATAAGTTCTCAttgtatttgtctatttttttccCTATGGAGGTTGTTTTTGGTTGAAGggtaaaaaaagatttaaataataaagtataaaattagattatcattttattctgtgttaaattaaaatattataaaatatttatttataaatagtaatCATTCTACATGCcacactaaatattaaaatttttggttattATGAGATCATTGagttaaatcaatatataaagaCCATAATCAATGCCCAGTTGCCCACTAAAGATTTGCATTGTTATATGATTAAAGTCTTCAAAAGAATGTGTATGTTGTCgcatgtttttttctttgtttattttgtatgtGTTTTCTCTCTATaaacttctttaatttgattttccataaatttctgattattttaattgtatttttatttaggctaaagttAATCTTTTGTGACTATATATAATGCAAATTGGCTATTAGTATCTAAAGTTCTATATTTACAgttgttgataaattttatacattaaaataagattCCTCGTTTGATGTTATTGTGattaaaattctttaatttgattttccataaatttttgattgttttaattgtatttttatttaggctaaagttAATCTTTTGTTACTATCTAAAGTTCTAAATTTACAgtttgttgataaattttatacattaaaataagattCTTCATCTGATGTTTTTgtcacaattttataattttatttgtaattgttgGATTTTGTTATTCGTTACATGCATGTACACGTAGAATTCtaattgttataatgaaatatataaaaaaaatttaacataggATACACGTGCAAGCACGTGTGCTGAaactagtttatttatttatatgaacgcaattttcttataaattgaATCGAATCAACCCAAAACAAAGTGAACTGGTCGATTGTGTGGCCTAATTTGATATCCATGACTAGTCGTAATTACATCTTTCCGTTATCTCGCTGCTTCCAatcccctttttattttattactgcGATGACCGGACCGATCATCTTTCACCAGCTATAAGTGTCACGAGCCATGAATATCATATAACTTTATCAACCAAGGGTCCGGATTGAAGAGATGGGAAAAAATCAACATTACTTTGgtcatattattttgattgttgcGTCTTAAGAATCATTCAACTACAGATCCAAAAAGCATCAAGAACCACTGGAAGGACATAACCAAGAAAATTGAAACTAGATATAAGTATCGGATCCGGCTCCCCTCCATTACCCCTGGCTTCCCTCCAGCATCCTGtctgttacttttttttaaactagTTTTCTCACGAGAAGTTGCACGAAACACACCAACATAAAATTTACATTCAAActggataataataataataagttgcTTATGCAATACATATCTTGCCAGATGACATGTTAAATACTTGACAAACAAATAACAATATACTAATAACAACGATTTaccttattttattctttttacatATTGCAATATTATAAGATCAGTATTTTCATAAGCCCATGCTCTAGTAGCATATTCCCATCTCTCTCTTGCTTCATACTTTCTGATCGCCATCTGAAGAGCAGCAATAAACAATGAGTTACATTAGGATATTGTGCACTTCTCCTGTAACTTTTTATTGGAAAAACAAAGAAggagaaataaaattttcacattttgaaAATGTAAGAATTTCTTtgtagaataaaaaatatttccagTTACCATTAGATAATTATGTTGTAGTTTTCATGACGTTTTTCTTAATTTCCAGAGGAGGAGCATAGCAAGTTATTTGGCTATTGAAATGTATATTTGATTATGCATAATGAATTAAGAACAATCATCTAATTATT comes from Solanum pennellii chromosome 1, SPENNV200 and encodes:
- the LOC107025506 gene encoding receptor-like protein 6, which gives rise to MERVVLCVVFVVVCFSFGNPLCSSHDSLSLLHFKHSLNATSDHLYGCPNSSNPKTTSWNMTSMDCCRWDGITCNSFTGHVIGLDLSCSRLEGTLHPNSSLFQLRHLQTLDLSANDFSSSQFPQGIGQLFNQEGLNMLFQNLTKLELLSLSEVNISSSIPMNLSFSSSLRYLNLATTNLQGDLPKSIFLLPNLETLRLSQNHLTVSLPKYFNWTHSLRELDLSYNNVSGGIPNSLRNTFKALKILRLSGCKLAGPFQEFIRNLSQITQLDLSDNHLEGEIPEFIGQLSQITQLDLTDNNLDGEIPDVFSNLQMLTHLLLQNNNFTGRFPSSLVDLTNLQVLRLRNNSLSGTIPEFKTNSIGILDLSRNQFSGSIPQSLTHLLNLTAVFLGQNKLSGGIGAEMFSSMKNLQYLDLSLSGLSWSGNSNTTFPLLSYLALRSCGVKDFPDFIFNSKDLWILDLSENEIHGQLPKWFGGFGALANLNLSHNYLTSLDHIPWEKMMILDVQSNSLSGPLPSPICTITELFMINLSYNNLSSEIPNCLFNFSSLRVLDLRANNFHGLIPNKFPKKSRLVHINLSKNQLEVRASHTEI